The following coding sequences are from one Aeromicrobium duanguangcaii window:
- the nadD gene encoding nicotinate-nucleotide adenylyltransferase: protein MSDRRRRIGVMGGTFDPIHHGHLVAASEVQSWFDLDEVIFVPTGQPWQKSDREVSPPEDRYLMTVIATAANPRFKVSRVDINREGPTFTIDTLRDLAATYPDADLYFITGADAMAAILTWRDHRELFELAHFVGCTRPGHEMNESTLEGLPRERVTLVEIPALAISSTDCRARVHSGEPVWYLVPDGVVQYIGKHGLYEPHEHTTKDAS from the coding sequence ATGAGCGATCGTCGCCGCCGCATCGGCGTGATGGGCGGCACGTTCGACCCCATCCACCACGGACACCTCGTCGCCGCGAGCGAGGTGCAGTCGTGGTTCGACCTCGACGAGGTCATCTTCGTCCCGACGGGGCAGCCGTGGCAGAAGTCCGACCGCGAGGTGTCCCCGCCCGAGGACCGCTATCTGATGACGGTCATCGCCACGGCGGCGAACCCGCGCTTCAAGGTCAGCCGGGTCGACATCAACCGCGAGGGGCCGACCTTCACGATCGACACCCTGCGCGACCTCGCGGCCACGTATCCCGACGCTGATCTGTACTTCATCACCGGCGCCGACGCCATGGCGGCGATCCTCACCTGGCGCGACCACCGCGAGCTGTTCGAGCTGGCGCACTTCGTCGGCTGTACCCGGCCCGGTCACGAGATGAACGAGTCGACGCTCGAGGGCCTGCCGCGCGAGCGCGTCACCCTGGTCGAGATCCCGGCGCTCGCCATCAGCTCCACCGACTGCCGTGCGCGGGTCCACAGCGGCGAGCCGGTCTGGTACCTCGTGCCCGACGGCGTCGTCCAGTACATCGGCAAGCACGGCCTCTACGAACCCCACGAACACACCACGAAGGACGCCTCATGA
- a CDS encoding TIGR03936 family radical SAM-associated protein encodes MSNDGGTTLQGTPNPEAPNPQLPIVQKLRIRYAKRGRMRFTSHRDFARAFERAIRRAALPIAHSSGYSPHPKISYAGASPTGAASEAEYLEIGLIRAMEPDDVKAALDEALPTGLDILDVVVSPGGALADLLQASRWFIELPEVSAQDAAAAVETFLARDEVLVERMMKKGLRTFDCRDAVIRLRVDDRSGTDGCAILDVVVRHDIPSVRPDDVITGLRTLCGLPIEKAPLATRSDQGPLDVQIGTVGDPLATGRDAP; translated from the coding sequence GTGAGCAACGACGGCGGTACGACCCTGCAGGGCACTCCCAATCCGGAGGCCCCGAACCCGCAGTTGCCGATCGTGCAGAAGCTGCGCATCCGGTACGCCAAGCGCGGTCGGATGCGGTTCACCAGCCACCGTGACTTCGCCCGCGCCTTCGAGCGGGCGATCCGGCGCGCGGCGCTGCCCATCGCCCACTCGTCGGGCTACTCGCCGCACCCGAAGATCTCGTACGCGGGCGCGTCGCCCACGGGCGCGGCCAGCGAGGCGGAATACCTCGAGATCGGGCTGATCCGTGCGATGGAGCCCGACGACGTCAAGGCGGCGCTCGACGAGGCGCTGCCGACCGGCCTGGACATCCTCGACGTGGTGGTGTCCCCGGGCGGAGCGCTGGCCGATCTTCTGCAGGCCAGCCGCTGGTTCATCGAGCTGCCCGAGGTGTCGGCGCAGGACGCCGCGGCCGCCGTCGAGACGTTCCTGGCGCGTGACGAGGTCCTCGTCGAGCGCATGATGAAAAAGGGTCTGCGCACGTTCGACTGCCGCGATGCCGTCATTCGACTTCGCGTCGATGACCGGTCCGGCACGGACGGGTGTGCGATACTGGACGTGGTCGTACGCCATGACATCCCGTCGGTGCGACCGGACGACGTGATCACCGGACTGCGCACCCTGTGCGGCCTGCCGATCGAGAAGGCGCCTCTGGCGACCCGCTCGGACCAAGGGCCGCTCGATGTTCAGATCGGTACGGTCGGCGATCCGCTCGCCACCGGCCGCGACGCACCGTGA
- the rplU gene encoding 50S ribosomal protein L21, whose product MYAIVRNGGGQTKVAVGDVISIDQLKVTEGDTVQLAAVMVVDGDQVTAGADASKAKIDAEVIGGLKGPKIIIQKYKNKTGYKKRQGHRQKYTQVKITGISK is encoded by the coding sequence GTGTACGCAATCGTGCGCAATGGCGGCGGCCAGACCAAGGTTGCCGTCGGCGACGTCATCTCGATCGACCAGCTCAAGGTGACCGAGGGCGACACCGTCCAGCTCGCCGCGGTCATGGTGGTCGACGGTGACCAGGTGACGGCCGGTGCCGACGCCTCCAAGGCCAAGATCGACGCAGAGGTGATCGGTGGGCTCAAGGGCCCGAAGATCATCATCCAGAAGTACAAGAACAAGACCGGTTACAAGAAGCGCCAGGGTCACCGTCAGAAGTACACCCAGGTCAAGATCACCGGCATCTCCAAGTAA
- a CDS encoding FUSC family protein, protein MPSSDSTALHRAWESLTAFGPHGDAHWVALRAGVSMGVPLLLLWAIGRLDLALPATFGAFTALYGRANSHRPRALMQSTAAVILVASVATGTVLSAVGAGEWLVVVGLAGIAAVAALASLVWAWHPPGVLFPVFAVGATAGASVSSRDVALHLAVAVATALFALVVGAMGALTPARHRPRQHWDAPLHAALRSPRTAPEVTRVTLAVALAAIVATVFGLGHAYWASVAAAAAIAGPSTRNQVLRGVHRAVGTFLGVVVAAGLLALDLGTLATILLVIVLQVGAELLIGRNYAVALMVVTPLALLMVHLGSTAPVTSLLQDRLSDTILGVVVGLAVVVAWDRVLPRRR, encoded by the coding sequence GTGCCCTCCTCCGACTCCACCGCCCTGCATCGCGCGTGGGAGTCACTGACGGCTTTCGGTCCGCACGGGGACGCACACTGGGTCGCACTGCGCGCCGGCGTCAGCATGGGCGTGCCGCTGCTCCTGCTGTGGGCGATCGGTCGCCTCGACCTGGCGCTGCCGGCCACCTTCGGTGCGTTCACGGCTCTGTACGGCCGGGCGAACTCCCACCGGCCACGCGCCCTGATGCAGAGCACCGCGGCCGTCATCCTCGTCGCCTCGGTGGCGACCGGCACGGTGCTCTCCGCCGTCGGAGCCGGTGAGTGGCTCGTCGTCGTCGGTCTCGCCGGGATCGCGGCCGTCGCCGCCCTGGCCTCGCTGGTCTGGGCCTGGCACCCGCCCGGCGTCCTCTTCCCCGTCTTCGCGGTCGGCGCGACCGCGGGGGCGTCTGTTTCAAGCCGGGACGTCGCCCTTCACCTCGCGGTCGCCGTTGCGACAGCGCTCTTCGCTCTTGTCGTCGGGGCCATGGGCGCCCTGACGCCGGCACGTCACCGCCCCCGCCAGCACTGGGACGCGCCCCTGCACGCCGCGCTGCGGTCGCCGCGCACGGCGCCCGAGGTCACCCGCGTCACGCTCGCCGTCGCCCTGGCTGCGATCGTCGCCACCGTCTTCGGGCTCGGGCACGCCTACTGGGCGTCGGTCGCGGCGGCCGCCGCCATCGCCGGGCCGAGCACCCGGAACCAGGTCCTGCGCGGCGTGCACCGCGCCGTCGGCACCTTCCTGGGCGTCGTCGTCGCCGCGGGGCTGCTGGCCCTCGACCTGGGGACGCTCGCCACGATCCTGCTCGTGATCGTCCTGCAGGTCGGCGCCGAGCTGCTCATCGGCCGCAACTACGCGGTCGCGCTGATGGTCGTCACCCCGCTCGCGCTGCTGATGGTGCACCTGGGCTCGACCGCGCCCGTGACGTCGTTGCTGCAGGACCGGCTGTCCGACACCATCCTCGGCGTCGTGGTGGGCCTGGCGGTCGTCGTGGCCTGGGATCGCGTGCTCCCCCGGCGACGGTAG
- the proB gene encoding glutamate 5-kinase: MRVVLKVGSSSLTTPDGHLDPDRIGTVVDAVVTVRARGDEVVLVSSGAIAAGLGPLGLPNRPRDLPTQQAAAAVGQRALIAHYSEAFAAAGLTVGQVLLTVEDVTRRSHYRNARQTFAKLLELGVVPVVNENDTVATSEIRFGDNDRLAALVAHLVHADELILLSDVDGLYTAHPDLPGSRPVATVSSDADLEGIDVARVGSAVGTGGMVTKIEAARIATAAGIPVRLTSAARAIEAVEGQPVGTLFTPTGKRRGPRLLWLAHASETQGRLVLDDGARRALVERGASLLAAGIVAVEGEFSAADPVDVVGPDGALVARGIVNYDSHELPEMLGRSTSELAASMGADHDRAVIHRDDLVLMS, encoded by the coding sequence GTGAGGGTCGTCCTCAAGGTCGGATCGTCCTCGCTGACGACGCCTGACGGACATCTCGACCCCGACCGCATCGGCACCGTCGTCGACGCCGTCGTCACGGTGCGCGCTCGCGGTGACGAGGTCGTGCTCGTCTCCTCCGGAGCCATCGCAGCCGGCCTCGGGCCGCTCGGACTGCCGAACCGTCCGCGCGACCTGCCCACGCAGCAGGCCGCGGCGGCGGTGGGCCAGCGCGCCCTCATCGCGCACTACTCCGAGGCGTTCGCTGCCGCGGGCCTGACCGTCGGACAGGTGCTGCTGACCGTCGAGGACGTCACCCGACGCAGTCACTACCGCAACGCGCGGCAGACCTTCGCCAAGCTGCTCGAGCTGGGTGTCGTCCCGGTCGTCAACGAGAACGACACCGTGGCCACCTCCGAGATCCGCTTCGGCGACAACGACCGGCTGGCCGCGCTGGTGGCCCATCTGGTCCACGCCGACGAGCTGATCCTGCTGTCGGACGTCGACGGCCTCTACACGGCCCACCCCGACCTGCCCGGCTCGCGGCCCGTCGCCACGGTGTCCTCCGACGCGGACCTCGAGGGGATCGACGTCGCCCGTGTCGGCTCGGCCGTCGGCACCGGCGGCATGGTCACGAAGATCGAGGCCGCGCGGATCGCGACGGCGGCCGGCATCCCCGTCCGCCTCACCTCGGCCGCTCGCGCCATCGAGGCCGTCGAGGGTCAGCCGGTGGGCACCCTGTTCACCCCGACCGGCAAGCGCCGTGGCCCGCGCCTCCTGTGGCTGGCCCACGCCAGCGAGACCCAGGGCCGGCTCGTCCTGGACGACGGCGCCCGGCGTGCCCTCGTCGAGCGCGGCGCCTCGCTCCTGGCCGCCGGCATCGTTGCCGTCGAGGGCGAGTTCTCCGCTGCCGACCCGGTCGACGTGGTCGGTCCGGACGGCGCGCTCGTCGCCCGCGGGATCGTGAACTACGACAGTCACGAGCTGCCTGAGATGCTCGGTCGCTCCACCTCGGAGCTGGCCGCCTCGATGGGCGCCGATCACGATCGCGCGGTCATCCACCGCGACGATCTGGTCCTCATGTCCTGA
- the obgE gene encoding GTPase ObgE has translation MAIPSFVDQVTLHVSGGNGGNGVASVHREKFKPLGGPDGGNGGHGGDVILVVAPDVTTLIDYHHEPHRKATSGAPGAGSNRSGSNGEDLVLRVPDGTVVRDANGEVLADLVGAGTELVIAAGGRGGLGNAALASSKRKAPGFALKGEPGEERTVTLELKVVADIGLIGFPSAGKSSLIASLSRARPKIADYPFTTLVPNLGVVTAGDTTFTVADVPGLIEGASEGRGLGHDFLRHVERCAALVHVIDCATVEPGRDPLSDLDVIENELARYGEYAGVDFSDRPRLVALNKTDVPDAAQIAEFVTDELRQRGLRVFEVSAASHAGLRELSFAMAEIVAARRAAEPHREATRIVLRPPAPSGVGREFEVRQIEGRWHVIGEKPARWVRQTDFSNDEAVGFLADRLNRIGVEDHLLKLGAKAGDDVVIGAASEADLGRDEVVFDFDPTITAGAEVLGRRGEDLRLDQSTRRTNQERRELLAARRAWELEAVAARAEGREPEPFDPRTVLPDWEIGEEYPGDDELDEDDR, from the coding sequence ATGGCGATCCCCAGCTTCGTTGACCAGGTGACCCTGCACGTCTCCGGGGGCAACGGCGGCAACGGCGTCGCGTCCGTCCACCGCGAGAAGTTCAAGCCTCTCGGTGGACCCGACGGCGGCAACGGCGGGCACGGCGGCGACGTCATCCTCGTCGTCGCTCCCGATGTCACGACGCTCATCGACTACCACCACGAGCCCCACCGCAAGGCCACCAGCGGTGCGCCCGGCGCGGGCTCGAACCGCAGCGGCTCCAACGGCGAGGACCTCGTCCTGCGCGTCCCCGACGGCACCGTCGTCCGCGACGCCAATGGCGAGGTGCTGGCCGACCTGGTCGGCGCCGGCACCGAGCTGGTCATCGCGGCCGGCGGCCGCGGCGGTCTCGGCAACGCCGCGTTGGCGTCCAGCAAGCGCAAGGCCCCCGGGTTCGCGCTCAAGGGCGAGCCGGGCGAGGAGCGCACGGTCACGCTCGAGCTCAAGGTCGTCGCGGACATCGGTCTGATCGGCTTCCCCTCGGCGGGCAAGTCCAGCCTGATCGCGTCGCTGTCGCGGGCCCGTCCCAAGATCGCGGACTACCCGTTCACGACCCTGGTGCCCAACCTGGGCGTCGTCACGGCCGGCGACACCACCTTCACGGTCGCCGACGTCCCCGGTCTGATCGAGGGCGCCAGTGAGGGCCGCGGCCTGGGCCACGACTTCCTGCGCCACGTCGAGCGCTGCGCCGCCCTGGTGCACGTCATCGACTGCGCCACGGTCGAGCCGGGTCGTGACCCGCTGTCGGACCTGGACGTCATCGAGAACGAGCTCGCGCGCTACGGCGAGTACGCCGGCGTCGACTTCAGCGATCGGCCCCGCCTCGTCGCCCTGAACAAGACCGACGTCCCCGACGCCGCCCAGATCGCCGAGTTCGTCACCGACGAGCTGCGCCAGCGCGGCCTGCGGGTCTTCGAGGTCTCGGCGGCCAGCCACGCCGGTCTGCGCGAGCTGTCGTTCGCCATGGCCGAGATCGTCGCCGCCCGTCGCGCCGCCGAGCCGCACCGCGAAGCCACGCGCATCGTGCTGCGCCCGCCGGCCCCGTCCGGTGTCGGCCGCGAGTTCGAGGTCCGCCAGATCGAGGGCCGCTGGCACGTCATCGGCGAGAAGCCGGCCCGCTGGGTCCGCCAGACCGACTTCAGCAACGACGAGGCCGTGGGCTTCCTCGCCGACCGGCTCAACCGGATCGGCGTCGAGGACCACCTGCTCAAGCTGGGTGCCAAGGCCGGCGACGACGTCGTCATCGGCGCGGCCAGCGAGGCCGACCTGGGTCGTGACGAGGTCGTCTTCGACTTCGATCCCACCATCACGGCCGGCGCCGAGGTGCTGGGCCGTCGTGGCGAGGACCTGCGTCTCGACCAGAGCACCCGACGCACCAACCAGGAGCGTCGCGAGCTGCTCGCGGCACGCCGCGCCTGGGAGCTCGAAGCGGTCGCCGCACGCGCCGAGGGCCGCGAGCCCGAGCCCTTCGATCCGCGCACGGTCCTTCCGGACTGGGAGATCGGTGAGGAGTACCCCGGCGACGACGAGCTTGACGAGGACGATCGGTGA
- the rpmA gene encoding 50S ribosomal protein L27, whose amino-acid sequence MAHKKGAASTKNGRDSNSQRLGVKRFGGQLVNAGEIIVRQRGTHFHPGSNVGRGGDDTLFALAPGSVEFGSKRGRRVVNIVPEQ is encoded by the coding sequence ATGGCACACAAGAAGGGCGCAGCCTCCACCAAGAACGGCCGCGACTCCAACTCCCAGCGCCTCGGCGTCAAGCGTTTCGGCGGCCAGTTGGTCAACGCGGGCGAGATCATCGTTCGTCAGCGTGGCACCCACTTCCACCCCGGCTCCAACGTCGGCCGTGGCGGCGACGACACGCTGTTCGCCCTCGCGCCCGGCTCGGTCGAGTTCGGCTCGAAGCGCGGCCGTCGCGTCGTGAACATCGTTCCGGAGCAGTGA
- a CDS encoding CAP domain-containing protein, translating to MRHTLVLLLTACALVLGGAPAGAAGTTATKVRGLTSKAQSVKPGATVKYTVKVTAQGKASKSRVATLQRRVNGRWVRADRKRTNRYGRVVLRHRVSTKAGAAVKLRVRVSAKGRYRAVNSPVKTVRTRTAWTPDARSKRVLALVNDARSTARECGAESFPARGPLRLNARLTKSAQAHGADMAAHGYFSHTGRNGSTLRDRVEAQGYSWSTIGENIAAGYPSAEAVVAGWIKSPGHCRNIMAAGFKELGVGYVTSKDKYGTYWVQNFGRPR from the coding sequence ATGCGTCACACCCTCGTCCTCCTGCTGACCGCCTGCGCCCTCGTGCTGGGAGGTGCTCCCGCCGGCGCCGCCGGCACGACCGCCACGAAGGTCCGCGGCCTCACGTCGAAGGCCCAGTCGGTCAAGCCCGGCGCCACGGTGAAGTACACCGTCAAGGTCACGGCCCAGGGCAAGGCCTCGAAGAGCCGAGTCGCGACGCTGCAGCGCCGCGTCAACGGCCGCTGGGTCAGGGCCGACCGCAAGCGCACCAACCGCTACGGACGGGTCGTGCTGCGCCACCGCGTCTCCACGAAGGCCGGCGCCGCGGTGAAGCTGCGGGTCCGCGTGTCGGCGAAGGGCCGGTACCGCGCGGTGAACAGCCCGGTCAAGACGGTCAGGACCCGCACGGCGTGGACCCCCGACGCCCGGTCGAAGCGAGTGCTCGCCCTCGTGAACGACGCCCGATCCACGGCACGCGAGTGTGGCGCCGAGTCGTTCCCCGCCCGTGGCCCGCTGCGCCTGAACGCGCGCCTGACGAAGTCGGCCCAGGCGCACGGCGCCGACATGGCCGCCCACGGCTACTTCAGCCACACGGGGCGCAACGGCTCGACCCTGCGGGACCGCGTCGAGGCCCAGGGATACAGCTGGTCCACGATCGGCGAGAACATCGCGGCGGGCTACCCCTCGGCCGAGGCGGTCGTCGCCGGCTGGATCAAGAGCCCCGGACACTGCCGCAACATCATGGCTGCGGGCTTCAAGGAGCTCGGCGTCGGCTACGTGACCAGCAAGGACAAGTACGGCACCTACTGGGTCCAGAACTTCGGTAGGCCACGCTGA
- a CDS encoding Rne/Rng family ribonuclease — translation MLDPNDANDAPDATGPDTTEAPTRTRRRAAGRPAGPPAAVFAPPVEEAPEPPVTAEDEETEEDEAQEPAAPPARKLPPVGAMFQPPPAELAPPRQKKRVEPQDELDTDMSDADTSDDEDGSGDDEGSEGGRRRRRRGGRRRRKSDQDGGSEGSDDSEGDSAETEAKDNESGDEEQTSTGSTRRRRRRARAGEGADGSPDDPENTVVKVREGRTAEDEITGVTGSTRLEAKKQRRREGREAGRRRAPIVSEAEFLARREAVDREMVVRQHDDYTQIAVLEDGVLVEHYVARESQTSLIGNVYLGKVQNVLPSMEAAFVDIGAGRNAVIYAGEVDWSNIQNGKQRKIEDALQPGQTVLVQVTKDPIGQKGARLTSQISLPGRFLVYVPGGGSNGISRKLPENERARLKGLLKEALPESAGVIVRTAAEGATEDQLQRDITALTARWEDIESKVAAGKAPQLLYSEPDLMIKVIRDLFNEDFATLTIQGDEAWDMVAGYIAHVAPDLEERVKRWEGENDIFAERRLDEQIHKALDRKVHLPSGGSLVIDRTEAMVVVDVNTGRFTGSGGNLEETVTKNNLEAAEEIVRQLRLRDLGGIIVIDFIDMVLESNRDLVMRRLVECLGRDRTRHQVAEVTSLGLVQMTRKRIGTGLLESFSHECEHCHGRGVIIEDAPVEPKKDDGQRRGRRGGRSARNGGGSSNGGNSNGNGGGRPPRQDKNDESDDDAVKSEEPRNDESSQAPSQEPAAVEAPVLTDDGAPE, via the coding sequence ATGCTCGATCCGAACGACGCGAACGACGCGCCCGACGCCACCGGGCCCGACACCACCGAGGCCCCCACGCGCACGCGCCGTCGCGCTGCCGGCCGACCCGCCGGTCCGCCGGCGGCGGTGTTCGCACCTCCCGTCGAGGAGGCTCCCGAGCCCCCGGTGACCGCCGAGGACGAGGAGACCGAGGAGGACGAGGCGCAGGAGCCCGCCGCCCCGCCCGCCCGCAAGCTGCCGCCCGTCGGTGCGATGTTCCAGCCCCCCCCGGCCGAGCTCGCGCCCCCGCGCCAGAAGAAGCGCGTCGAGCCGCAGGACGAGCTCGACACCGACATGAGCGACGCCGACACCTCGGACGACGAGGACGGGTCCGGCGATGACGAGGGCAGCGAGGGCGGACGCCGCCGTCGACGCCGTGGCGGTCGTCGCCGTCGCAAGAGCGACCAGGACGGTGGCTCCGAGGGCTCGGACGACTCCGAGGGCGACTCGGCCGAGACCGAGGCCAAGGACAACGAGTCCGGCGACGAGGAGCAGACCTCGACCGGGTCCACCCGCCGTCGCCGTCGCCGCGCACGGGCCGGTGAGGGAGCCGACGGCTCTCCCGACGACCCCGAGAACACCGTCGTCAAGGTCCGCGAGGGCCGCACCGCCGAGGACGAGATCACCGGCGTCACCGGCTCGACCCGCCTCGAGGCCAAGAAGCAGCGCCGCCGTGAGGGCCGCGAGGCCGGCCGCCGCCGCGCCCCGATCGTCAGCGAGGCCGAGTTCCTGGCCCGCCGCGAGGCCGTCGACCGCGAGATGGTCGTGCGCCAGCACGACGACTACACGCAGATCGCCGTCCTCGAGGACGGCGTGCTGGTCGAGCACTACGTCGCCCGTGAGTCGCAGACCTCGCTGATCGGCAACGTCTACCTGGGCAAGGTCCAGAACGTGCTGCCGAGCATGGAGGCCGCGTTCGTCGACATCGGCGCCGGCCGCAACGCCGTGATCTACGCCGGTGAGGTCGACTGGTCGAACATCCAGAACGGCAAGCAGCGCAAGATCGAGGACGCGCTGCAGCCCGGTCAGACCGTCCTGGTCCAGGTGACCAAGGACCCGATCGGCCAGAAGGGCGCGCGGCTCACGAGCCAGATCAGCCTGCCCGGCCGGTTCCTGGTCTACGTGCCCGGCGGTGGCAGCAACGGCATCAGCCGCAAGCTCCCCGAGAACGAGCGCGCCCGCCTGAAGGGCCTGCTCAAGGAGGCGCTGCCCGAGAGCGCCGGCGTCATCGTGCGCACGGCCGCCGAGGGCGCCACCGAGGACCAGTTGCAGCGCGACATCACCGCGCTCACGGCCCGCTGGGAGGACATCGAGAGCAAGGTGGCCGCCGGCAAGGCGCCCCAGTTGCTGTACTCCGAGCCGGACCTGATGATCAAGGTCATCCGTGACCTGTTCAACGAGGACTTCGCCACGCTGACCATCCAGGGCGACGAGGCCTGGGACATGGTCGCGGGCTACATCGCCCACGTCGCCCCCGATCTGGAGGAGCGGGTCAAGCGCTGGGAGGGCGAGAACGACATCTTCGCCGAGCGGCGCCTGGACGAGCAGATCCACAAGGCACTGGACCGCAAGGTCCACCTGCCCTCGGGTGGCTCGCTGGTCATCGACCGCACCGAGGCGATGGTCGTCGTCGACGTCAACACGGGCCGGTTCACCGGCTCGGGTGGCAACCTCGAGGAGACCGTCACCAAGAACAACCTCGAGGCGGCCGAGGAGATCGTGCGTCAGCTCCGGCTGCGCGATCTCGGCGGCATCATCGTCATCGACTTCATCGACATGGTGCTCGAGAGCAACCGCGACCTGGTGATGCGTCGCCTGGTCGAGTGCCTCGGTCGTGACCGCACGCGTCACCAGGTCGCGGAGGTCACCTCGCTGGGCCTGGTGCAGATGACGCGCAAGCGCATCGGCACGGGCCTGCTGGAGTCCTTCAGTCACGAGTGCGAGCACTGCCACGGCCGTGGCGTCATCATCGAGGACGCGCCGGTCGAGCCGAAGAAGGACGACGGTCAGCGCCGTGGTCGCCGAGGCGGCCGTTCCGCTCGCAACGGCGGCGGGAGCAGCAACGGTGGAAACAGCAACGGCAACGGTGGGGGTCGCCCGCCGCGTCAGGACAAGAATGACGAGTCCGACGACGATGCCGTGAAGAGTGAAGAACCCCGAAACGACGAGTCGTCGCAGGCTCCTTCGCAGGAGCCGGCGGCGGTTGAGGCACCCGTTTTGACCGACGATGGTGCGCCCGAGTAG
- the rsfS gene encoding ribosome silencing factor produces the protein MTATDRAIELTRAAAHAAADKQADDLIAFDVSDQLAITDVFLLASASNQPQMNAVKDAIEEKLLELGAKTIRREGQRESRWILMDYGDIVVHIQHSEERAFYALERLWNDCPAIDLQLS, from the coding sequence ATGACCGCCACCGATCGCGCGATCGAACTGACTCGTGCCGCAGCGCATGCCGCCGCCGACAAGCAGGCGGACGACCTCATCGCCTTCGACGTCTCCGATCAGCTCGCCATCACCGATGTTTTCCTGCTCGCCTCGGCGTCGAACCAGCCGCAGATGAACGCGGTCAAGGACGCCATCGAGGAGAAGCTGCTCGAGCTCGGCGCGAAGACCATCCGTCGCGAGGGCCAGCGCGAGTCGCGCTGGATCCTCATGGACTACGGCGACATCGTCGTGCACATCCAGCACTCCGAGGAGCGCGCGTTCTACGCCCTCGAGCGGCTGTGGAACGACTGCCCGGCGATCGACCTGCAGCTCTCGTGA
- a CDS encoding glutamate-5-semialdehyde dehydrogenase, whose product MGTEVREAALRARDAARVLALATRTQKDAALTAMAEALVAGTDRIVAANAEDVAEARAEGTPENVIDRLALDPERVAAFAGGVRDIAALPDPIGEIVRGSTLPNGLQLQQIRVPMGVIGMIYEGRPNVTADAAAICLKAGSASLLRGSRSARRSNAVITRIMRDAVASAGLPADAIQAVSAEDRSTSTDLMTARGLVDLVIPRGGAGLIRTVVEQSTVPVIETGTGNVHVYVDADADLDMALDIVINSKTHRTSVCNAAESLLVHRDVADEFLPQVVKELQGRDVLIHGDAAFQAFDGVDAATDDDYATEYLASEISAKVVDSLDEAVNHVRRFSSGHTEAIVTRSLEAARRFTMGVDSAAVMVNASTRFTDGGEFGFGAEIGISTQKLHARGPMGLTEMTTTTYVVTGAGQTR is encoded by the coding sequence ATGGGTACCGAGGTTCGTGAAGCCGCGCTGCGCGCGCGGGACGCCGCGCGGGTGCTGGCGCTCGCCACGCGCACACAGAAGGATGCCGCGCTGACGGCCATGGCCGAGGCGCTGGTGGCCGGCACCGACCGCATCGTCGCCGCGAACGCCGAGGACGTCGCCGAGGCGCGGGCCGAGGGCACGCCCGAGAACGTCATCGACCGGCTGGCGCTCGACCCCGAGCGCGTCGCCGCGTTCGCCGGTGGTGTCCGCGACATCGCCGCGCTGCCCGACCCGATCGGCGAGATCGTCCGCGGCTCGACGCTGCCCAACGGCCTGCAGCTGCAGCAGATCCGCGTCCCCATGGGCGTCATCGGCATGATCTACGAGGGTCGCCCCAACGTCACGGCCGACGCCGCCGCGATCTGCCTCAAGGCCGGCAGCGCCTCGCTGCTGCGCGGCTCCCGCTCGGCACGCCGCTCCAACGCGGTCATCACCCGGATCATGCGCGACGCCGTCGCCTCCGCGGGCCTGCCCGCCGACGCGATCCAGGCCGTCAGCGCCGAGGACCGCAGCACCTCCACCGACCTCATGACGGCGCGCGGCCTGGTCGATCTGGTCATCCCGCGCGGGGGAGCGGGCCTGATCCGCACCGTCGTCGAGCAGTCCACCGTCCCGGTGATCGAGACCGGCACGGGCAACGTCCACGTGTACGTCGACGCCGACGCCGACCTGGACATGGCGCTGGACATCGTCATCAACTCCAAGACCCACCGCACGAGCGTGTGCAACGCGGCCGAGTCGCTGCTGGTCCACCGTGACGTCGCCGACGAGTTCCTGCCGCAGGTCGTCAAGGAGCTGCAGGGGCGCGACGTGCTGATCCACGGCGACGCCGCGTTCCAGGCCTTCGACGGGGTCGACGCGGCCACGGACGACGACTACGCCACCGAGTACCTCGCCTCGGAGATCTCGGCGAAGGTCGTGGACTCGCTCGACGAGGCGGTCAACCATGTCCGCCGGTTCAGCTCGGGCCACACCGAGGCCATCGTGACCCGGTCGCTGGAGGCCGCTCGCCGCTTCACGATGGGGGTCGACTCGGCCGCGGTGATGGTGAACGCCTCCACGCGGTTCACCGACGGTGGCGAGTTCGGCTTCGGGGCCGAGATCGGCATCTCGACGCAGAAGCTGCACGCGCGCGGTCCGATGGGCCTGACCGAGATGACCACCACCACCTACGTGGTGACGGGCGCCGGTCAGACGCGCTGA